A part of Paenibacillus sp. IHBB 10380 genomic DNA contains:
- a CDS encoding CPBP family intramembrane glutamic endopeptidase has translation MRTVLIFAKSLLYLIIYAGIVMLMNTAIYNWITQPDLKTWFNNNPASIFIIANLIVLALYIPLQRLQRISFTDLGFIPPKSLVVSAGAGLSLGLFIASFSGISWIKDNYPEIANLVTFIIDGGHFLVILFGSILLGSLLEEWLFRGLLLHLFRERFSTLMSVLLQAVFFGAVFMNITVGLFAALGAVIYGVIRVSTGSIWSSLITHMISTTSLYVVSLFIKEWSSGTVVAFTVISGLALLAHIFVLLFRSRRLPQNKQAAGSFK, from the coding sequence GTGAGAACAGTATTGATATTCGCTAAATCTCTGTTATATCTCATCATTTATGCAGGAATCGTCATGCTTATGAATACAGCGATATATAACTGGATAACACAGCCCGATCTAAAAACTTGGTTTAACAACAATCCAGCGAGCATTTTTATTATCGCCAATCTCATTGTTCTTGCACTCTATATACCTTTACAACGATTGCAACGTATTTCTTTTACCGATCTGGGCTTTATCCCTCCGAAATCGTTGGTGGTTAGCGCTGGAGCAGGTCTTTCACTGGGTCTGTTTATTGCATCATTCTCAGGGATCTCTTGGATCAAAGACAACTACCCTGAAATAGCTAATCTAGTAACTTTCATTATTGATGGAGGGCACTTTTTAGTTATTTTATTTGGAAGCATCCTACTAGGATCTTTATTAGAAGAATGGCTCTTCCGAGGTTTGTTGCTACATTTGTTCCGCGAGCGATTCTCCACACTAATGTCGGTATTGCTGCAAGCTGTGTTTTTTGGGGCTGTCTTTATGAATATAACCGTAGGTCTCTTTGCGGCACTAGGAGCAGTTATTTATGGTGTGATTCGTGTCTCGACAGGGTCGATATGGTCATCATTAATTACACATATGATCAGTACGACCTCCCTGTATGTTGTATCGCTTTTTATTAAAGAGTGGTCTTCAGGTACGGTGGTTGCATTTACCGTTATTAGTGGTTTGGCACTTCTAGCGCATATTTTTGTTCTGTTATTTCGTTCTCGCCGACTGCCACAGAATAAGCAAGCAGCAGGTAGCTTCAAATAG
- a CDS encoding CPBP family intramembrane glutamic endopeptidase, with protein MKQWGLMLAKVGVIIGIYFAWFFTALYIFNHFIYQDNAWFQQNTLIFIVFNDIVSFPLMYLALKYIFKVNIFQAARYRKMGGRALVLSLVVGLGAGLFTVAFAQWPGIQSELVQFNVLFDYLYRVEWYVFLLFLLLGNIYKETLFRGVLLNAFRGVLPLFISIVLQGILYGVLFFTGDIPLSIYGFLGAVIFALIYVWFDSIWAPIAAQVACQGIQYILWHSGPKTDNLAVLTTGMAISLIIIVIGIFLAKREVRNTSTQQGAINL; from the coding sequence TTGAAACAATGGGGTCTAATGTTAGCAAAAGTTGGCGTTATTATCGGCATTTATTTTGCTTGGTTTTTCACGGCACTATATATATTCAATCATTTCATTTATCAGGATAATGCGTGGTTTCAGCAGAATACATTAATCTTTATCGTCTTTAATGATATTGTGAGTTTCCCGCTTATGTACCTCGCACTGAAATATATTTTTAAAGTGAATATATTTCAAGCTGCACGGTATCGGAAGATGGGGGGGAGAGCGCTTGTGCTCTCCCTAGTTGTTGGCTTAGGAGCAGGGCTATTCACAGTTGCATTTGCACAATGGCCTGGAATTCAATCCGAATTAGTACAATTCAATGTTCTTTTCGATTATCTTTATCGGGTCGAGTGGTATGTGTTTCTACTGTTCCTTCTTCTTGGAAATATATATAAGGAAACGTTATTCAGAGGGGTACTCCTTAATGCGTTTAGAGGCGTCCTTCCATTATTTATTTCCATTGTACTTCAAGGTATTTTGTACGGCGTATTATTTTTTACCGGCGATATCCCGCTATCGATTTACGGATTTCTAGGAGCTGTTATTTTTGCTCTGATCTATGTCTGGTTCGATTCCATCTGGGCGCCAATAGCAGCTCAAGTGGCTTGCCAAGGCATACAGTATATCCTTTGGCATTCGGGTCCTAAGACAGACAATCTTGCTGTATTAACAACTGGAATGGCCATATCTCTTATAATCATTGTCATTGGAATCTTCTTAGCCAAGCGGGAGGTTCGTAATACATCAACACAACAAGGGGCGATTAATCTGTGA
- a CDS encoding CPBP family intramembrane glutamic endopeptidase, producing MKKILLMIGNIALYLGIFYAVLFLLRETYQWEATAGFARFLDYNPAMFMAVLSGSILLLYMLLFRLKRSIWPGQVQTLFQTSGFKRISLKNTLFMFGMGLAGCLFSIGLMEIDLVARNFPSIPGLVNDMMRSDSILFVILGVGLLGPIYEEILFRGLIYNHLRSVMPMITAIIVQAAVYAYFQPSLSLSAIGLGSGIIYAILCIRLSSIWAPIILQTSAMSLIFIAKYVGFYEAVDKLGEGMLYVITIVSLLSLLAGTVYVWRNGNGETRDPVQGKSIPTSGGL from the coding sequence GTGAAAAAGATATTATTAATGATTGGGAATATTGCTCTCTATTTGGGTATCTTCTATGCCGTGCTATTTTTGCTAAGGGAGACCTATCAGTGGGAGGCTACTGCTGGCTTTGCGAGATTTCTAGATTATAATCCTGCTATGTTCATGGCAGTGCTCTCTGGTTCAATCTTGTTGCTCTACATGCTGTTATTCCGCTTGAAGAGAAGCATATGGCCCGGGCAGGTGCAAACCTTGTTTCAGACGAGTGGTTTTAAACGGATTTCACTCAAAAATACGTTATTTATGTTTGGAATGGGGTTAGCAGGCTGTCTATTTAGCATCGGGCTTATGGAAATAGACCTTGTAGCACGCAACTTCCCTTCCATTCCAGGTCTTGTGAATGACATGATGAGAAGTGACTCCATTTTGTTCGTCATTCTTGGAGTAGGTCTGCTAGGTCCGATTTACGAGGAGATATTGTTTAGAGGATTAATTTACAATCATTTACGATCCGTTATGCCTATGATTACTGCGATTATTGTACAAGCTGCAGTCTATGCATATTTTCAACCGAGTCTAAGTTTGTCTGCTATCGGACTTGGATCGGGGATTATATATGCGATATTGTGCATTCGACTGTCCTCCATATGGGCTCCAATTATTTTACAAACTTCAGCGATGAGTCTCATCTTTATTGCTAAGTATGTTGGATTCTATGAAGCGGTAGATAAACTAGGCGAAGGTATGCTGTATGTCATAACCATTGTGAGCCTACTCAGTTTACTAGCAGGTACTGTATATGTATGGAGAAATGGCAATGGAGAAACTAGGGACCCTGTACAAGGGAAATCTATTCCGACGAGTGGGGGGTTATAA